A region from the Synergistota bacterium genome encodes:
- a CDS encoding ABC transporter ATP-binding protein, whose amino-acid sequence MLKVKDLKLYYDNLVIVEGVSFSLFEGEVLSLIGPSGCGKTSMIKAIAGLIPFEGKIELKEKGLGYMPQKGVLFEWMRLKDNLALPLLLKGKPRREAYKSFEKLLEEFGLSGFEDYYPFQLSGGMAQRASLLRTILTGAKLLLLDEPFASLDAITRRRLQIWLRRIFKRLNLSSLLVTHDLQEAIFLSDRILVLGDFPTRIVKEVRIQLQGDRNALTFSNDDFKLLEKELLQALELSS is encoded by the coding sequence ATACTTAAGGTAAAAGATCTGAAACTCTATTATGATAACCTTGTTATAGTTGAGGGAGTGAGCTTCTCCCTTTTTGAGGGAGAGGTTCTCTCCCTCATTGGCCCCTCAGGGTGCGGTAAAACTTCTATGATAAAGGCTATAGCTGGCTTGATTCCCTTTGAGGGAAAGATTGAATTGAAGGAAAAAGGCTTAGGTTATATGCCTCAAAAGGGAGTGCTATTTGAATGGATGAGACTAAAGGATAACCTCGCTCTTCCCCTGCTTCTTAAGGGAAAACCAAGGAGGGAAGCATATAAAAGCTTTGAAAAACTTTTAGAAGAGTTTGGCCTTAGCGGTTTTGAGGATTATTACCCCTTTCAGTTATCCGGTGGAATGGCTCAGAGGGCTTCTTTACTTAGAACTATATTGACCGGCGCCAAATTGCTTTTACTGGATGAACCCTTTGCTTCTTTGGACGCTATAACGAGAAGAAGGTTACAGATATGGCTAAGAAGAATTTTTAAAAGACTCAACCTTAGCTCACTTCTCGTTACCCATGATCTTCAAGAAGCGATATTTCTATCTGATAGGATTCTGGTTCTCGGAGATTTCCCAACAAGGATAGTAAAGGAGGTAAGAATCCAGCTTCAGGGTGATAGAAATGCTCTTACCTTCTCTAACGATGATTTTAAGCTCTTGGAAAAGGAGCTTCTTCAAGCTCTGGAACTTTCCTCATAG
- a CDS encoding ABC transporter substrate-binding protein yields the protein MSRKLFIGILLSALILTFSSIPCLSAEKVTLMLDWYPNTNHSGIYAAKELGFYKKANISVKIVQPSKLSVEQLVGIGKADFGISFQDMASMAMGKGIPIISIAAIIQHNTSGYGFLKTSDISTPKDFEGKKYGTWGTDIEKATLRYVMRKFGGDISKVKFVNVGMLDFATGLKKGVFDFQWIFYGWEGIAAKLKGLKIGYIPLAKLDPIFDYYTPIIITSRKLAKNKPNLVRKFMQATAKGYEFAIAHPKKVAKILLKYSPELDKKVVYASQAWLSPRYKADAPYWGYQKKEVWERYTTWLFKEGFLKKKISLEEAFTNEFVKP from the coding sequence ATGTCAAGAAAACTCTTCATCGGTATCTTATTATCAGCGCTAATCTTAACTTTCTCCTCAATCCCCTGTCTAAGCGCGGAAAAGGTCACACTTATGCTGGATTGGTATCCAAATACCAATCACAGTGGAATCTACGCGGCTAAGGAATTAGGCTTTTATAAGAAAGCTAATATAAGCGTTAAAATCGTACAACCATCTAAGCTCTCGGTTGAACAGCTCGTGGGTATAGGGAAGGCCGATTTTGGTATTAGCTTTCAGGACATGGCAAGCATGGCTATGGGGAAGGGAATCCCAATAATATCTATAGCAGCTATTATCCAGCATAATACTTCGGGCTACGGCTTTCTAAAGACATCCGATATTTCGACTCCAAAGGATTTTGAGGGTAAAAAGTATGGAACATGGGGAACTGATATAGAAAAAGCGACGCTAAGGTATGTAATGAGGAAGTTTGGTGGAGATATCTCCAAGGTTAAATTTGTAAACGTTGGAATGCTTGACTTCGCAACAGGACTGAAAAAAGGCGTTTTTGATTTTCAGTGGATATTCTATGGATGGGAAGGAATAGCAGCAAAGCTAAAAGGGTTAAAGATAGGATATATACCCTTGGCCAAGCTTGATCCCATTTTTGATTACTACACGCCTATAATAATAACATCTCGCAAGCTCGCAAAGAACAAACCAAACTTAGTAAGAAAGTTCATGCAAGCTACAGCAAAGGGATACGAATTCGCCATAGCGCATCCTAAAAAGGTAGCAAAAATTCTGCTTAAGTACTCCCCTGAACTTGATAAGAAAGTAGTCTATGCCTCCCAAGCATGGCTTTCTCCAAGATATAAGGCCGATGCTCCCTATTGGGGATACCAGAAGAAAGAAGTATGGGAAAGATATACGACTTGGCTATTTAAAGAGGGATTTCTGAAGAAAAAGATTTCGCTGGAGGAAGCTTTTACGAATGAATTTGTCAAGCCATAG
- a CDS encoding ABC transporter permease — protein MKKETFLSLGILIGIWWILPRILDLPSYILPTPSEVIRVFTSDYRILWEHTCTTLKEAGLGLTISFMLGICVAIMMNRSKTLRNSIYPMLVLSQSIPIVAIAPLITIWLGLGTTSKLVVVILVCFFPIAVNSYEGFKSIDRDYIDVMLVMKATRYQIYKYVIIPSTLPQILSGLKISASYAVIGAVIAEWLGGEKGLGIYMIRVMSTYDTDKLFAAIVVVVFFSLIFFKLVDLGESLFLPWVKLKTKEEV, from the coding sequence ATGAAAAAAGAGACCTTTCTATCTTTGGGAATTCTTATTGGAATATGGTGGATTCTGCCAAGGATTCTCGATCTACCAAGCTATATTTTGCCAACTCCTTCAGAGGTAATAAGGGTTTTTACCAGTGATTACCGCATACTATGGGAGCACACATGTACCACTTTGAAAGAAGCAGGGCTTGGACTAACAATTTCATTCATGCTCGGCATATGCGTAGCCATAATGATGAACCGCTCCAAGACATTACGAAATTCCATATACCCTATGCTCGTTTTATCCCAGTCAATACCCATAGTAGCGATAGCTCCTCTTATAACTATATGGTTAGGACTTGGAACCACATCGAAGCTCGTAGTTGTGATCCTGGTTTGTTTTTTCCCAATAGCGGTCAATAGCTATGAAGGCTTTAAATCCATCGATCGGGATTACATAGATGTAATGCTGGTTATGAAAGCAACCCGGTATCAGATATACAAATACGTTATAATCCCCTCCACCCTACCTCAAATTTTATCAGGGCTAAAAATTTCAGCTTCCTATGCCGTTATAGGAGCGGTAATAGCCGAATGGCTTGGCGGAGAGAAAGGATTAGGCATATATATGATCCGTGTAATGAGCACTTATGACACAGATAAGCTATTCGCTGCCATAGTAGTGGTTGTATTTTTCAGCCTTATCTTTTTCAAGCTGGTAGATCTGGGAGAAAGCCTTTTTCTCCCTTGGGTTAAATTAAAAACTAAAGAGGAGGTGTAA
- a CDS encoding QueT transporter family protein, whose translation MNVKRLAKISLIGGLYAALTIILAPISYGPVQIRVAEALTVLPYIRRDYMWGLFGGCVIANLYGGLGIWDVIGGSACTLIASFLTSLMPKPYLAPIPPIVVNALGVSLYLHMLFKLPYWLTAVYIGLGESIACFALGYPLLRWAMRRRELFE comes from the coding sequence ATCAATGTGAAGAGGCTTGCAAAAATATCTCTGATAGGTGGGCTATATGCAGCTCTAACTATTATATTGGCGCCCATAAGCTATGGCCCGGTACAGATCAGAGTGGCAGAAGCACTAACCGTACTACCTTACATAAGAAGAGATTATATGTGGGGATTATTTGGAGGATGCGTTATCGCAAATCTTTATGGGGGGTTAGGCATATGGGATGTCATAGGAGGAAGCGCGTGCACGCTAATAGCCAGCTTTCTGACTTCCCTGATGCCGAAACCTTATTTAGCTCCTATTCCGCCAATAGTTGTTAATGCGCTTGGAGTAAGCTTATACTTACATATGCTATTTAAGCTACCTTATTGGCTTACCGCCGTATATATAGGATTGGGAGAAAGCATTGCCTGTTTTGCCTTAGGATATCCACTTTTGAGATGGGCTATGAGAAGGCGAGAGCTCTTTGAGTAA
- a CDS encoding putative hydro-lyase, with protein MTPEEARRMIREEKWTKPTSGLAPSYAQANLVILPEEDAYDFLLFAQRNPKPCPLLEVLDVGDPRPKLMASNADIRYDLPKYRVYMKGELVDEPLNIEKYWREDLVAFLIGCSFSFEWALMEEGVPMRHIENGKNVPMYITNIQCVPAGKFSGPMVVSARPIPYDLVVRAAIITSRFPRVHGAPIHIGYPELIGIKDIMEPDFGDPPILEDGDIMVFWACGVTPQAVAMQAKPGLMITHSPGHMFITDVKNGDLTL; from the coding sequence ATGACCCCTGAAGAAGCTAGGAGAATGATAAGGGAAGAAAAGTGGACTAAGCCTACGTCAGGCTTAGCACCGTCTTACGCGCAAGCGAACTTAGTTATATTACCTGAAGAAGATGCGTATGATTTTCTTCTCTTTGCACAGAGAAATCCCAAGCCCTGTCCTCTTCTTGAGGTTCTCGATGTCGGAGATCCCAGACCTAAGCTGATGGCTTCTAATGCTGATATACGTTATGATCTTCCTAAATACAGGGTTTATATGAAAGGGGAGCTTGTGGATGAACCGCTAAACATAGAAAAATACTGGAGAGAAGATTTGGTTGCTTTCTTGATAGGATGTAGTTTCTCCTTTGAGTGGGCTTTGATGGAAGAGGGAGTCCCCATGAGGCATATAGAAAACGGTAAAAACGTTCCTATGTATATAACCAATATACAATGTGTTCCGGCTGGTAAGTTCAGTGGTCCAATGGTTGTGAGCGCACGTCCTATACCATATGATCTTGTCGTTAGAGCTGCCATAATTACCTCGAGATTTCCCAGAGTTCATGGGGCCCCAATTCATATCGGATATCCTGAGTTAATAGGTATAAAGGACATAATGGAACCTGATTTTGGGGATCCACCTATTTTAGAGGATGGCGATATAATGGTCTTCTGGGCATGTGGGGTAACACCTCAAGCTGTGGCCATGCAAGCTAAACCTGGGCTTATGATAACCCATTCTCCTGGACATATGTTTATAACCGATGTAAAAAATGGAGATTTGACCCTTTAG
- a CDS encoding IclR family transcriptional regulator, giving the protein MNEIASIRKACELLDLLAESEKPRGVSELAVKLGFSKPTVYRILQTLLSHGYVNQIDGKYSLGIRLLRLGEAYKYQCGLSPIALPYMERLWRETGETIHLVIRDHLNAYYLEKLESPHPVRMYSRVGEPICLYSTASGKAILAFLSPSELEYYRSKTPLKKRTPNTITDWNRLMEELSLIRKRGYAIDDVENEDGIRCVGSPIFNSAGVVVGAVSVSAPAYRFDMDRVKKCGELVHKCAREISRKLGWRWENEGSSS; this is encoded by the coding sequence ATGAATGAGATAGCTTCTATAAGGAAGGCATGTGAGTTACTCGATCTCTTAGCAGAAAGCGAAAAGCCAAGGGGGGTAAGCGAGCTTGCGGTTAAGCTCGGCTTCTCAAAGCCTACGGTATATAGAATTCTTCAGACGCTTCTCTCCCACGGGTATGTGAATCAAATAGATGGGAAATATAGTCTTGGCATTCGCCTGCTCCGCCTTGGCGAGGCTTATAAATATCAGTGTGGTTTAAGCCCCATAGCTCTCCCCTACATGGAAAGGCTCTGGAGAGAAACTGGTGAGACGATTCACCTCGTTATAAGGGATCATCTTAACGCTTATTATCTCGAGAAGCTTGAGAGCCCTCACCCTGTAAGAATGTACTCCCGCGTTGGTGAACCCATATGTCTGTACTCCACCGCTTCCGGAAAGGCGATTCTTGCTTTTCTCTCCCCCAGCGAGCTTGAGTACTACAGGAGCAAAACGCCCCTTAAAAAGAGAACTCCAAATACCATAACGGATTGGAATAGGTTGATGGAAGAGCTCTCTCTGATTAGAAAAAGAGGCTATGCGATAGATGACGTAGAAAATGAGGATGGGATAAGATGTGTTGGCTCTCCCATTTTTAATTCCGCCGGAGTTGTGGTGGGAGCGGTAAGCGTTTCCGCTCCCGCCTACAGATTTGATATGGACAGGGTTAAGAAATGCGGAGAGCTGGTTCATAAATGCGCTCGTGAAATCTCGAGAAAACTTGGATGGAGGTGGGAGAATGAAGGCAGTAGTTCTTGA
- a CDS encoding alcohol dehydrogenase catalytic domain-containing protein, translating to MKAVVLEADWAPRPDYKLGKKDIEGRKTWFGSKVWKNPRLKVVEKEIPEPGPDEVLIKVKACGICGSDVHMAEPDKDGYILYPGLTAFPVTLGHEFSGVVVKAGPQAYDRFTGKPFKEGDLVCSEEMLWCGECRPCADGFPNHCERLEELGFTVDGAFAEYIVVKAKYLWNLAPIMEAYKDEEKTFLLGSLVEPTSVAYTAVIVRGGGIRPGDFVVILGGGPIGLAATAILKRAGGAKVIVSEPSEGRRKLAEELGADYTIDPINEDFASKVLEYTRGMGAKLYLEATGLPTVVWPGIEQCIWEGRGLNATVVIVARADAKIPLTGEIFQVRRAQIVGSQGHSGHGTFPRVIELMASGMDMTRIITKKIKIDEVPDNIVRLRKDRSDAKVTCLFEGGLS from the coding sequence ATGAAGGCAGTAGTTCTTGAAGCGGACTGGGCGCCGAGGCCTGATTATAAACTCGGCAAAAAAGATATTGAAGGAAGGAAAACCTGGTTTGGTTCTAAGGTGTGGAAAAATCCTCGTCTCAAAGTCGTTGAGAAAGAAATACCGGAGCCGGGACCCGATGAGGTTTTGATCAAGGTCAAGGCTTGTGGAATTTGCGGTTCTGACGTTCACATGGCTGAGCCTGATAAAGATGGTTATATCCTCTACCCCGGATTGACTGCCTTCCCCGTTACCCTCGGGCACGAGTTTTCCGGTGTCGTCGTTAAAGCTGGCCCTCAAGCATATGATCGCTTTACCGGAAAGCCGTTTAAGGAAGGAGATCTGGTTTGCTCGGAGGAGATGCTCTGGTGCGGTGAGTGTAGGCCCTGTGCAGATGGCTTTCCGAATCACTGTGAGAGACTGGAAGAGCTCGGTTTCACGGTCGATGGAGCTTTTGCGGAGTATATAGTCGTTAAGGCGAAATATCTCTGGAATCTCGCTCCAATAATGGAAGCTTATAAGGATGAGGAGAAAACGTTCCTTTTGGGGTCCTTAGTTGAGCCAACATCGGTTGCCTATACTGCGGTTATAGTCAGGGGCGGGGGTATAAGGCCTGGCGATTTTGTCGTGATACTCGGTGGGGGTCCCATAGGCTTGGCTGCAACTGCCATTTTAAAGAGAGCCGGTGGAGCAAAGGTTATAGTTTCTGAGCCGTCTGAGGGAAGAAGAAAGCTCGCTGAGGAGCTTGGAGCGGATTATACCATAGATCCGATAAATGAGGATTTTGCTTCCAAAGTTCTTGAATACACGAGAGGAATGGGAGCAAAGCTTTATCTTGAGGCTACCGGTCTTCCGACGGTTGTCTGGCCTGGAATAGAGCAATGCATTTGGGAGGGAAGAGGCTTAAACGCTACCGTGGTTATAGTCGCCAGAGCGGATGCGAAAATCCCCCTGACCGGTGAGATATTCCAGGTCAGGAGAGCTCAGATAGTCGGTTCTCAAGGGCATTCTGGTCATGGAACCTTCCCGAGGGTGATAGAGCTCATGGCGAGCGGTATGGACATGACCAGGATAATAACCAAGAAGATAAAGATAGATGAGGTTCCGGATAACATAGTGAGATTGCGCAAGGATCGCAGCGATGCCAAGGTCACCTGTTTGTTTGAGGGTGGTCTTTCATGA